A DNA window from Halomicrobium mukohataei DSM 12286 contains the following coding sequences:
- a CDS encoding type II toxin-antitoxin system RelE family toxin, with the protein MGPTTSNDGWDWEFSPRAENQFSQLGSDSQQRIIDKLEEVVTSEWRDPDDFLEPLTNSPFQKLRVGGYRLGCRLMRDSKMLRVESIRKREGAYKGDDD; encoded by the coding sequence ATGGGTCCGACGACGAGTAACGACGGGTGGGACTGGGAATTCTCGCCGCGGGCTGAAAACCAGTTCTCACAGTTGGGGAGCGATAGCCAGCAGCGGATCATCGACAAACTGGAAGAAGTCGTCACCTCCGAGTGGCGCGATCCCGACGACTTTCTCGAACCGCTGACGAACTCGCCGTTTCAGAAACTTCGTGTCGGTGGATATCGTCTCGGCTGTCGGCTTATGCGTGATTCGAAGATGCTCCGAGTCGAGAGCATTCGGAAGCGCGAAGGGGCGTACAAGGGCGACGACGATTAG
- a CDS encoding ribbon-helix-helix domain-containing protein, giving the protein MSEADSNDPDPEIDRINLRISRSFLDVVDETWRERGFNSRSEFIRYALRDSVNHPEGAGVWKDIAISEAQFDEGDGISSDDIKAKYGSDDE; this is encoded by the coding sequence ATGTCAGAAGCCGACTCAAACGACCCTGATCCTGAGATCGACCGGATCAACCTCCGAATCTCGCGGTCGTTCCTCGACGTGGTCGACGAGACGTGGCGTGAGCGAGGCTTCAACAGCCGTAGCGAGTTCATCCGCTACGCGCTCCGTGATTCAGTGAACCACCCCGAGGGTGCGGGCGTGTGGAAGGACATCGCGATCAGCGAAGCGCAGTTCGACGAGGGTGACGGCATTTCGAGCGACGACATCAAAGCGAAGTATGGGTCCGACGACGAGTAA
- a CDS encoding FxsA family protein, producing MLRVIAVLLLIPLLDALLLVVAATQFDTLSAAVVVLLVVVTALVGMLLVRAEGRHTLRRIQEKLATGEVPTDELVDGGFLVAAGAFFLTPGFVTDLLGLLLALPITRAPIRMAAKRWIITPYLDAKAQGFVSGNVYVGGFPGQGDAGPSPSGPAGGPDTGPSDGPGTAGSDGSPSGFDHDNATDIDFEERDE from the coding sequence ATGCTCCGGGTCATCGCGGTGTTGCTGTTGATACCGCTGCTGGACGCACTCCTGCTCGTCGTCGCCGCAACGCAGTTCGACACGCTCTCTGCGGCCGTCGTCGTGTTGCTCGTCGTCGTCACCGCTCTCGTCGGGATGTTGCTGGTCCGCGCCGAGGGACGCCACACGCTGCGCAGGATCCAGGAGAAGCTAGCGACTGGAGAGGTGCCGACCGACGAGCTTGTCGACGGCGGCTTCCTCGTCGCCGCGGGCGCGTTCTTCCTCACGCCCGGCTTCGTCACCGACCTCCTCGGCCTCCTGCTCGCGCTGCCGATCACTCGCGCACCGATCCGCATGGCCGCCAAACGCTGGATCATCACCCCCTACCTCGACGCCAAAGCTCAGGGGTTCGTGAGCGGCAACGTCTACGTCGGTGGCTTCCCCGGCCAAGGTGACGCCGGCCCGAGTCCGAGCGGTCCGGCCGGCGGTCCCGACACCGGCCCGAGCGACGGCCCCGGTACCGCCGGCTCTGATGGCTCGCCTTCCGGTTTCGACCACGACAACGCCACCGACATCGACTTCGAGGAACGCGACGAGTGA
- a CDS encoding DUF255 domain-containing protein, which yields MDQFAAETKVEWREWGPAAFEAAREAGKPILLALTVPWSPECREMDRKTYAEPRIAANVNDGFVPVRVDGDRHPEVRERYIMGGFPSTVFLTPEGTVLTGATYLGPDGFRGILDSVRETWETEGEAAGSVPRSLQTDAPPAGEVTARIEEAMVEQLLAAYDEEYGGWGTDVKFPLPRTVEFALVRARDQATRTLEAIQTHLRDTDDGGFYRYANGRTWSDARTERLLDENAALVRAFAHGYRYTGEEAYRETAERAIEYLTTKLWVDTSGDTSGAFAGSQAGDDTYHRLDASDRASADPPRVDETVFADRNGMAIDALATYAAYTDDERARRYAERARETIAETLVENGAATHYRTDEAVGPTGLLLDQARVLQGLTTSWQVLGEGGPARAIADWAIEHLQTESGAFRDGPADGPGLCSRSQYPLDATVELADALLDLAALADDERYREAAHGAIAAFAGASDRMGVEVAHYAATAARLRSPAVLRVGPRAGSDLHRAALRLADHETVVVPDAGGDEAVLFEDGERVGTAEEPAGLEAVLTGDA from the coding sequence ATGGATCAGTTCGCAGCGGAGACGAAAGTCGAGTGGCGCGAGTGGGGGCCGGCGGCCTTCGAGGCTGCGCGGGAGGCCGGCAAGCCGATCCTGCTCGCGCTGACGGTGCCCTGGAGCCCCGAGTGTCGCGAGATGGACCGCAAGACGTACGCGGAGCCACGGATCGCGGCCAACGTCAACGACGGCTTCGTCCCGGTCCGGGTCGACGGCGACCGCCACCCCGAGGTGCGCGAGCGATACATCATGGGTGGGTTTCCGTCGACGGTGTTTCTCACGCCCGAGGGGACAGTGCTGACCGGGGCGACGTATCTCGGACCCGACGGCTTCCGTGGGATCCTCGACAGCGTCCGCGAGACGTGGGAGACGGAGGGAGAGGCCGCTGGTTCCGTCCCGCGCTCGCTCCAGACCGACGCGCCACCAGCGGGCGAGGTGACCGCACGGATCGAGGAGGCGATGGTCGAGCAGTTGCTCGCGGCTTACGACGAGGAGTACGGCGGCTGGGGCACCGACGTGAAGTTCCCGTTGCCACGGACCGTCGAGTTCGCGCTGGTGCGGGCTCGCGACCAGGCGACACGGACGCTGGAGGCGATTCAGACGCACCTTCGGGACACCGACGACGGCGGGTTCTATCGCTACGCGAACGGCCGGACGTGGTCGGACGCGCGGACAGAGCGACTCCTCGACGAGAACGCCGCTCTGGTCAGAGCGTTCGCTCACGGCTATCGCTACACGGGGGAGGAGGCCTATCGCGAGACCGCAGAGCGCGCCATCGAGTACCTGACGACGAAGCTGTGGGTCGACACCAGCGGGGACACCAGCGGTGCGTTCGCCGGCAGTCAGGCCGGCGACGACACGTATCACCGGCTGGACGCCAGCGATCGGGCCTCGGCGGATCCACCCCGGGTCGACGAGACGGTCTTCGCCGACCGGAACGGGATGGCCATCGACGCGCTGGCGACGTACGCCGCCTACACCGACGACGAGCGCGCTCGCCGGTACGCCGAGCGCGCTCGCGAGACGATCGCCGAGACGCTCGTCGAGAACGGCGCGGCCACGCACTACCGGACCGACGAGGCCGTGGGGCCGACCGGGCTCCTCCTCGACCAGGCGCGGGTCCTGCAGGGACTGACGACCAGCTGGCAGGTGCTCGGCGAGGGCGGCCCCGCCAGAGCGATCGCCGACTGGGCGATCGAGCACCTCCAGACCGAGAGCGGCGCGTTTCGCGACGGACCGGCCGACGGGCCGGGTCTGTGCTCGCGTTCGCAGTACCCGCTCGACGCGACCGTCGAGCTGGCCGACGCCTTGCTCGACCTGGCCGCGCTCGCCGACGACGAGCGCTACCGGGAGGCCGCTCACGGTGCCATCGCCGCCTTCGCCGGTGCGTCCGACCGGATGGGCGTCGAAGTTGCACACTACGCGGCCACGGCCGCCCGGCTCCGATCGCCCGCCGTCCTTCGCGTCGGGCCGCGGGCCGGGAGCGATCTCCACCGGGCCGCACTCCGGCTGGCCGACCACGAGACCGTCGTCGTCCCCGATGCTGGCGGCGACGAGGCGGTCCTGTTCGAAGACGGCGAGCGGGTCGGCACCGCCGAGGAGCCGGCGGGGCTCGAAGCCGTCCTGACGGGCGACGCGTAA
- a CDS encoding TrmB family transcriptional regulator, with translation MANLRDLGLSEYEDRAFRSLLDTGPTTAKELSRASDVPMGRIYDVLNSLETYNLVRSQTASRPKKYAPVEPDTALERLLEDKKRQLDEKAKQYEEIVDELSNQLESAEPVEEPFWTAAVGPAETVDLLVERLSAADERIVMVGSLPGRQLDLTEATDRLVDELERALQRGVEVYMLLPPSFVEAVPADVGESYQRRLQQYDNYHYRTTEEVTSTFELIDDIEVCIEVPHPLGGSTFAVIDLKDPEFADEIYAEFEPRWQRAREIVGD, from the coding sequence ATGGCGAATCTGAGAGACCTCGGCCTCTCCGAGTACGAAGATCGCGCCTTCCGGTCGCTGCTGGACACGGGACCCACAACTGCAAAGGAGTTGTCACGCGCCAGCGACGTTCCGATGGGGCGCATCTACGACGTGCTCAACAGCCTGGAGACGTACAACCTCGTCCGCAGCCAGACGGCCAGTCGGCCCAAAAAGTACGCGCCGGTCGAGCCCGACACCGCCCTGGAGCGGCTCCTGGAGGACAAGAAACGCCAGCTCGACGAGAAGGCAAAGCAGTACGAGGAGATCGTCGACGAACTCTCGAATCAACTCGAATCCGCCGAACCGGTCGAGGAACCGTTCTGGACCGCCGCCGTCGGACCCGCCGAGACCGTCGACCTCCTGGTCGAGCGGCTCTCGGCCGCCGACGAGCGAATCGTGATGGTGGGATCGCTGCCCGGCCGGCAACTCGACCTGACCGAGGCGACCGACCGGCTGGTCGACGAACTGGAGCGTGCGCTCCAGCGCGGCGTCGAGGTGTACATGCTCCTGCCGCCCTCCTTCGTCGAGGCAGTCCCGGCAGACGTGGGTGAGTCTTACCAGCGACGCCTCCAGCAGTACGACAACTACCACTACCGCACCACGGAGGAGGTCACGTCGACGTTCGAGCTGATCGACGACATCGAGGTGTGCATCGAGGTGCCCCACCCACTCGGAGGGTCGACGTTTGCCGTGATCGATCTGAAAGATCCGGAGTTCGCCGACGAGATCTACGCGGAGTTCGAGCCACGCTGGCAGCGGGCCAGAGAGATCGTCGGGGACTGA
- the mptA gene encoding GTP cyclohydrolase MptA, which yields MSQQLPDVQASSPDVTVGLNRVGVTGVEKLVKIDRADQRPIVLMATFEVFVDLPSWRKGADMSRNMEVIDETLEAAVRDEVSGVEAVCGEAAERLLDKHDYTTNAEVRMEAEYVTREETPASERPTQSTADIVASATADAEGTREEIGARVTGMTVCPCSQGMSAARARETLRGLDVDDETIDSFLEEVPQPGHSQRGHATLTIESEGAPDVDLLDVIEVARESMSARIYNLAKRPDEDHMTYESHKNAKFVEDCVRSMAEGVVDRFDHLPADAIVTMKQSNDESIHQHNAHAERVATFGDLEAELADD from the coding sequence ATGAGCCAACAACTGCCGGACGTTCAGGCGTCGAGCCCGGACGTCACCGTCGGCCTCAACCGCGTCGGCGTCACCGGCGTCGAGAAGCTCGTGAAGATCGACCGGGCCGACCAGCGCCCGATCGTGCTGATGGCGACTTTCGAGGTGTTCGTCGACCTCCCCTCCTGGCGCAAGGGCGCAGACATGAGCCGCAACATGGAAGTCATCGACGAGACGCTCGAAGCGGCGGTCCGCGACGAGGTCTCGGGTGTCGAAGCAGTCTGCGGTGAGGCGGCCGAGCGACTCCTCGACAAGCACGACTACACGACCAACGCCGAGGTGCGGATGGAAGCCGAGTACGTCACCCGCGAGGAGACGCCTGCCTCCGAACGGCCCACGCAGTCGACGGCCGACATCGTCGCGTCGGCGACCGCCGACGCCGAGGGCACCCGCGAGGAGATCGGGGCCCGCGTCACCGGGATGACGGTCTGTCCCTGCTCGCAAGGGATGTCGGCCGCTCGCGCTCGCGAGACGCTGCGGGGCCTCGACGTCGACGACGAGACCATCGACTCGTTCCTCGAAGAGGTCCCCCAGCCGGGCCACTCCCAGCGGGGCCACGCGACCCTGACCATCGAGAGCGAGGGCGCGCCCGACGTGGACCTGCTCGACGTAATCGAGGTCGCCCGCGAGTCGATGAGCGCCCGCATCTACAACCTCGCCAAGCGACCCGACGAGGACCACATGACCTACGAGTCACACAAGAACGCCAAGTTCGTCGAGGACTGCGTGCGCTCGATGGCCGAGGGCGTCGTCGACCGCTTCGACCACCTCCCGGCCGACGCGATCGTGACGATGAAACAGTCCAACGACGAGTCGATCCACCAGCACAACGCCCACGCCGAGCGGGTCGCCACCTTCGGGGACCTCGAAGCGGAACTGGCCGACGACTGA
- a CDS encoding HalX domain-containing protein: MAVSERATVLIVDDEPDVADAYAAQLRGQYDIQTVYSGQAALDALEPEIDVVLLDRRMPDISGDAILERIRERDLQARVAMVTAVDPDFDIIDMPFDDYVVKPVSRDDLFETIERLQSCAAYQNHLREYYALTSKFAALKASKREAELRSSEEFQELKDRIEDHQTELDEIVDRFDEHDYEAIFRDVGGRAELSLDE; encoded by the coding sequence ATGGCCGTGAGCGAGCGCGCGACTGTGCTGATCGTCGACGACGAGCCCGACGTGGCAGACGCCTACGCAGCCCAGCTGCGCGGTCAGTACGACATCCAGACGGTCTACAGCGGCCAGGCCGCGCTGGACGCACTCGAACCCGAGATCGATGTCGTGTTGCTCGACCGACGGATGCCGGACATCTCCGGCGACGCGATCCTCGAACGGATTCGCGAGCGTGACCTCCAGGCGCGGGTGGCGATGGTGACCGCGGTCGACCCCGACTTCGACATCATCGACATGCCCTTCGACGACTACGTCGTCAAGCCCGTCAGTCGCGACGACCTCTTCGAGACGATCGAACGCCTCCAGAGCTGTGCGGCCTACCAGAACCACCTGCGGGAGTACTACGCGCTCACCTCGAAGTTCGCGGCGCTCAAAGCGTCCAAACGGGAGGCAGAACTCCGGTCGAGCGAGGAGTTTCAGGAGCTCAAAGATCGGATCGAGGACCACCAGACCGAGCTCGACGAGATCGTCGACCGCTTCGACGAGCACGATTACGAGGCGATCTTCCGCGACGTGGGCGGCCGCGCGGAGCTGTCGCTGGACGAGTGA
- the ahbB gene encoding siroheme decarboxylase subunit beta, producing the protein MSLRSGDWRERIDDVDATLIDGYQSGFPVEERPFETVGTRLGIDADDALERVQRLLDDGVFRRFGPVLNPPVIGSSALAAISVPDERFDECAEIVNGYEQVNHNYARDHEWNMWFVVTASTRERRDEILAEIESRTGCSVLALPMLTDYYIDLEFPVVNTDRFARESLQSTDVSATRISESAAADLTPLARRLLLAIQDGMPLSATPYRDLAASVDAPVPDVLATIERLREDGCIKRIGCVVNHVATGFDSNCMVVWDVPDDELDERGRTVGELPYVTLCYHRPRRPEQDWPYNLFTMIHGRESDAVDAKIDELANEYLPDDHERLYSTATLKQTGARYDDLVGN; encoded by the coding sequence ATGAGTCTCCGGTCGGGCGACTGGCGCGAGCGCATCGACGACGTGGACGCCACGCTCATCGACGGCTACCAGAGCGGGTTCCCCGTCGAAGAGCGTCCCTTCGAGACCGTCGGCACACGGCTGGGCATCGACGCCGACGACGCGCTCGAACGCGTCCAACGACTGCTCGACGACGGCGTCTTCCGCCGGTTCGGCCCGGTACTGAACCCTCCCGTCATCGGATCGTCGGCGCTGGCGGCCATCTCGGTCCCCGACGAGCGCTTCGACGAGTGTGCCGAGATCGTCAACGGCTACGAGCAGGTGAACCACAACTACGCCCGCGACCACGAGTGGAACATGTGGTTCGTCGTCACTGCCAGCACCCGCGAGCGCCGCGACGAGATCCTCGCCGAGATCGAGTCCCGTACCGGCTGTTCGGTGCTCGCGCTGCCGATGCTGACCGACTACTACATCGACCTGGAGTTTCCCGTCGTCAACACGGACCGCTTCGCCCGCGAGAGCCTGCAGTCGACGGACGTGAGCGCGACCCGGATCAGCGAGTCGGCGGCCGCGGATCTGACACCGCTGGCCCGCCGGCTGCTGCTCGCGATTCAGGACGGAATGCCGCTGTCGGCGACGCCGTACCGCGATCTGGCCGCGAGCGTCGACGCACCGGTCCCGGACGTACTGGCGACGATCGAGCGCCTGCGCGAGGACGGCTGTATCAAGCGAATCGGCTGTGTCGTCAACCACGTCGCGACCGGCTTCGACAGCAACTGCATGGTCGTCTGGGACGTGCCCGACGACGAACTCGACGAGCGCGGACGGACGGTCGGCGAACTGCCCTACGTGACGCTGTGTTACCACCGCCCGCGGCGACCGGAACAGGACTGGCCGTACAACCTCTTCACGATGATCCACGGCCGGGAGAGCGACGCCGTCGACGCGAAGATCGACGAGCTGGCGAACGAGTACCTGCCCGACGACCACGAGCGACTCTACTCGACGGCGACGCTGAAACAGACCGGGGCGCGGTACGACGATCTCGTCGGGAACTGA
- a CDS encoding anthranilate phosphoribosyltransferase — protein MAQATSEYGEWPLKRLMTEVVGSGHKSAEDMTREQAREAFQRILDGEPDETTLGAFWLANRWKRNTPEELAAFVDVMREESVEVAAPSADPVDCGANYDGKHTSAILGVAAGVVAAAAGTPVVVHSGDRVPTQKLDAYKHVLDELGATTDLSPGESADLVDDVGFGFYYQPAFNPGVDDLFERRDMMGVRTYVNTVETLANPADASVHLGSFYHLAFAKRMVKTLKKSRRNPAERALFFQGMEGYDDIRPGATVVAEWPSDDAEADENGILDYEIRTSEYGMDIQGEDLEVEDVAGDSATITEEVVAGDREDAFADAVELNAALRIYAREDVSGLDDGIAEARAAISDGSAAAVLEDLRSY, from the coding sequence ATGGCACAAGCGACCAGCGAGTACGGCGAGTGGCCGCTCAAGCGTCTGATGACAGAGGTCGTCGGCTCGGGGCACAAGTCCGCCGAGGACATGACCCGCGAGCAGGCCCGCGAGGCGTTCCAGCGGATCCTCGACGGTGAACCCGACGAGACGACGCTGGGCGCGTTCTGGCTGGCGAACCGCTGGAAGCGAAACACGCCCGAGGAGCTGGCGGCCTTCGTCGACGTGATGCGCGAGGAGAGCGTCGAGGTCGCGGCCCCCAGCGCCGACCCCGTCGACTGCGGGGCCAACTACGACGGCAAGCACACCTCCGCCATTCTCGGGGTGGCCGCCGGTGTCGTCGCCGCCGCCGCGGGCACGCCAGTGGTTGTCCACTCGGGCGATCGCGTCCCGACCCAGAAGCTCGACGCCTACAAGCACGTGCTGGACGAACTCGGCGCGACGACGGATCTCTCGCCCGGCGAGAGCGCCGACCTGGTCGACGACGTGGGCTTTGGCTTCTACTATCAGCCCGCGTTCAACCCCGGCGTCGACGATCTCTTCGAACGGCGGGACATGATGGGCGTTCGGACCTACGTCAACACCGTCGAGACGCTGGCGAATCCGGCCGACGCGAGCGTCCACCTCGGGAGCTTCTATCACCTCGCGTTCGCCAAGCGGATGGTCAAGACGCTCAAGAAGTCCCGGCGCAACCCCGCCGAGCGGGCACTGTTCTTCCAGGGCATGGAGGGGTACGACGACATCCGCCCCGGCGCGACCGTCGTCGCGGAGTGGCCCTCCGACGACGCGGAGGCCGACGAGAACGGCATCCTCGACTACGAGATCCGCACCTCCGAGTACGGGATGGACATCCAGGGCGAGGACCTCGAAGTCGAGGACGTGGCCGGCGACTCGGCGACGATCACCGAGGAAGTCGTGGCAGGCGACCGCGAGGACGCCTTCGCCGACGCCGTGGAACTCAACGCCGCACTGCGGATCTACGCACGCGAGGACGTGTCGGGCCTCGACGACGGCATAGCCGAGGCCCGCGCAGCCATCAGCGACGGCAGCGCCGCCGCGGTCCTCGAAGACCTCCGCTCGTACTGA
- a CDS encoding alpha/beta fold hydrolase has product MTSQTPTFDEQAVTHERATVNGVGLHYVIAGPADGDLVVLLHGFPEFWYSWHNQLPSLADAGYRVVAPDLRGYNRSEKPPNVADYRVDELVADVAGLIEHCGRERAHVVGHDWGGLIAWHVGSDRPEVVDRLAVLNAPHPTSYERLLRSSPTQIAKSWYVFYFQLPVLPELGFRLNDYAAVESILGETVRPDAFTDEDVERYKSALATPGALTAAVNYYRALGRQRARSMLTGGGEPDRSVDVPTLLLWGERDFALDTELTEGLDEWVDDLRVERIPDASHWVQFDAPERVDGALVDFFTD; this is encoded by the coding sequence ATGACCTCTCAGACACCCACGTTCGACGAGCAAGCGGTGACACACGAACGCGCGACGGTCAACGGGGTCGGCCTGCACTACGTGATCGCCGGCCCGGCAGACGGCGATCTCGTGGTCTTGCTCCACGGCTTCCCGGAGTTCTGGTACTCCTGGCACAATCAGCTCCCGTCGCTCGCCGACGCCGGCTACCGGGTCGTCGCGCCGGACCTGCGCGGCTACAACCGCTCGGAGAAGCCACCGAACGTCGCGGACTATCGAGTCGACGAACTGGTCGCCGACGTCGCCGGGCTGATCGAGCACTGCGGCCGCGAGCGAGCCCACGTCGTCGGCCACGACTGGGGCGGCCTGATCGCCTGGCACGTCGGCAGCGACCGTCCCGAGGTCGTCGACCGCCTGGCCGTCCTGAACGCGCCCCACCCGACCAGCTACGAGCGGCTGCTTCGCTCCTCGCCCACCCAGATCGCGAAGTCCTGGTACGTCTTCTACTTCCAGTTGCCCGTCCTCCCCGAGCTGGGGTTCCGACTGAACGACTACGCCGCCGTGGAGTCGATCCTGGGCGAGACAGTCCGGCCCGACGCGTTCACCGACGAGGACGTCGAGCGCTACAAGTCCGCCCTCGCGACGCCGGGCGCACTGACGGCGGCGGTCAACTACTACCGGGCGCTCGGTCGCCAGCGAGCGCGGTCGATGCTGACTGGCGGCGGCGAGCCGGACCGCAGCGTCGACGTGCCGACGCTGCTGCTGTGGGGCGAGCGAGACTTCGCGCTCGACACCGAACTGACCGAGGGACTCGACGAGTGGGTCGACGACCTCCGCGTCGAGCGGATTCCCGACGCGAGCCACTGGGTGCAGTTCGACGCGCCGGAGCGAGTCGACGGGGCTCTCGTCGACTTCTTCACCGACTAG
- a CDS encoding class I SAM-dependent methyltransferase: protein MDRNDVRAAWDEVAETYARQRDPDGSDAALIGDFLDELPPDPLVLDAGCGDGARTLANLPAGSLGLDFSGRGLELAAQTVPEARLLQGDMTALPVADDAVDGITAYHAVFHVPRDEQPTVYREFARVLEPGGSVLMTLPGGRFETVRRGWMGGEMFFAAPGREQTLTQLRDAGFDDLRTTSADDPLGSSTEFVVASL from the coding sequence ATGGACCGTAACGACGTCCGCGCGGCCTGGGACGAAGTCGCCGAGACGTACGCTCGCCAGCGTGATCCCGACGGTTCCGACGCGGCGCTGATCGGAGACTTCCTCGACGAGTTACCGCCCGACCCGCTCGTCCTCGACGCGGGCTGTGGCGACGGTGCCCGGACGCTGGCGAACCTGCCGGCCGGTAGCCTGGGACTGGACTTCTCCGGGCGTGGGCTCGAACTCGCAGCCCAGACGGTTCCCGAGGCCCGCCTCCTGCAGGGGGACATGACCGCGCTGCCGGTCGCCGACGACGCCGTCGACGGGATCACGGCCTACCACGCCGTCTTTCACGTCCCACGCGACGAACAGCCGACCGTCTACCGGGAGTTCGCTCGGGTACTGGAGCCGGGCGGCAGCGTCCTGATGACGCTGCCCGGTGGCCGCTTCGAGACGGTTCGACGGGGCTGGATGGGCGGTGAGATGTTCTTCGCCGCGCCGGGTCGCGAACAGACGCTCACACAGCTTCGGGACGCGGGTTTCGACGACCTCCGAACGACGAGTGCAGACGACCCCCTCGGCTCCAGCACCGAGTTCGTCGTGGCGTCGCTGTAG
- a CDS encoding potassium channel family protein produces the protein MVRPVFGFVAVVAAGVVGFRALAGVGVVDALFWLLDPTSIELHFQSHDGPVRLVKVYAIVVLSGLVVAGLWIGETLLSATFGGQIQEELRQMQIEQTIEELDDHVVVCGYGTFGQTVAAGLQERDRDVVVVEQADEQFERAIDDGHLAVSGDARQDETLTDAGVERSRTVIGAIDDTSANVQIAIAASQLAPTVELVVRAGSRMDEALARRAGADEVIVPEVVSGEQVTARL, from the coding sequence ATGGTACGACCGGTCTTCGGGTTCGTGGCCGTCGTCGCGGCGGGCGTCGTGGGCTTCAGGGCGCTCGCTGGCGTCGGCGTCGTCGACGCACTGTTCTGGCTCCTCGATCCGACCAGTATCGAGTTGCACTTCCAGTCCCACGACGGCCCGGTCCGACTGGTCAAAGTGTACGCCATCGTCGTGCTCTCCGGACTCGTGGTGGCGGGACTGTGGATCGGCGAGACGCTGCTGTCGGCGACGTTCGGTGGCCAGATTCAGGAGGAACTTCGACAGATGCAAATCGAACAGACGATCGAGGAACTCGACGACCACGTCGTCGTCTGTGGCTACGGGACCTTCGGACAGACCGTCGCCGCGGGGTTGCAAGAGCGCGACCGCGACGTCGTCGTCGTCGAACAGGCAGACGAACAGTTCGAGCGAGCGATCGACGACGGGCACCTCGCAGTCAGCGGCGACGCCCGACAGGACGAGACGCTGACCGACGCTGGCGTCGAACGGTCCCGGACCGTGATCGGCGCTATCGACGACACGAGCGCGAACGTCCAGATCGCCATCGCCGCGAGTCAGCTCGCGCCCACCGTCGAGCTGGTGGTTCGGGCCGGCAGCCGGATGGACGAAGCGCTGGCCCGTCGTGCGGGTGCCGACGAGGTGATCGTGCCGGAAGTCGTCAGCGGCGAGCAGGTGACGGCGAGGCTGTGA
- a CDS encoding peptidylprolyl isomerase, producing the protein MTRVTLETSKGDIELELYDERAPRTVENFLGLAEHDPAADAEPAPDTATWEDPESGEIRGDSLYEGVEFHRVIEDFMIQTGDPTGTGRGGPGYQFADEFHDELRHDEAGKLSMANSGPDTNGSQFFITLDAQPHLDDKHAVFGEVAEGMDVVEAIGNADTDMHDGPTTPITIDGVEIHD; encoded by the coding sequence ATGACACGCGTCACGCTGGAGACCTCGAAGGGCGACATCGAACTGGAACTGTACGACGAGCGCGCACCACGTACCGTCGAGAACTTCCTCGGACTGGCCGAGCACGATCCCGCGGCCGACGCCGAGCCGGCACCGGACACGGCGACGTGGGAAGACCCCGAAAGCGGCGAGATCCGCGGCGACTCGCTGTACGAGGGCGTCGAGTTCCACCGCGTCATCGAGGACTTCATGATCCAGACCGGCGATCCGACCGGCACCGGACGGGGCGGCCCCGGCTACCAGTTCGCCGACGAGTTCCACGACGAACTGCGCCACGACGAGGCCGGCAAGCTCTCGATGGCCAACAGCGGTCCGGACACGAACGGCTCGCAGTTCTTCATCACGCTCGACGCCCAGCCACACCTCGACGACAAGCACGCCGTCTTCGGCGAGGTCGCGGAGGGAATGGACGTCGTCGAAGCGATCGGCAACGCCGACACGGACATGCACGACGGACCGACCACGCCGATCACGATCGACGGCGTCGAGATCCACGACTGA